One part of the Lycium ferocissimum isolate CSIRO_LF1 chromosome 8, AGI_CSIRO_Lferr_CH_V1, whole genome shotgun sequence genome encodes these proteins:
- the LOC132067682 gene encoding 3-ketoacyl-CoA synthase 6-like, with protein sequence MPEKSPDYSHSVKLKYVKLGYQYLVNNILTFMLVPIMLTILLQILQSNPNELLNFYNSLSLTSIHIICSLFLIIYVTTCYIMSRPRTIYLVDYACFRPPITCRIPFAAFLEHSHFVLGTEPKSVRFQMKILERSGLGEETALPPAMHYIPPTPTMDLAREEAELVIFSAMDSLLEKTGLKPKDIDVLVLNCSLFSPTPSLSAMVINKYKLRSNIKSFNLSGMGCSAGVISIDLARDILQIYPNSNAVVISTEILSPNAYLGKERSMLLPNCLFRMGGAAILLSNRKSDRARAKYRLAHIVRTHKGADDKSFRCVQQQEDPEGKVGINLCVDLMQVAGEALKSNITTIGPLVLPASEQLLFILTLICRKLFKVKLKPYIPDFKLAFEHFCIHAGGRAVIDELQNSLQLSAEHVEASRMTLYRFGNTSSSSLWYEMSYLEAKGRMKKGDRIWQIAFGSGFKCNSAVWKCNRTIKTPVNDHNPWADCIDRYPVDIPDVVKL encoded by the exons ATGCCTGAAAAATCCCCAGATTATTCTCATTCAGTGAAACTAAAGTATGTTAAATTAGGGTACCAATACCTAGTGAACAACATTTTAACATTCATGCTAGTACCCATTATGCTTACAATTTTACTTCAAATTCTTCAATCAAATCCAAATGAACTCCTCAACTTTTACAACTCTCTTTCCCTCACTTCAATTCACATCATTTGTTCATTGTTCCTCATAATTTATGTAACAACTTGTTACATCATGTCACGTCCAAGAACCATATACTTAGTGGATTACGCATGTTTTCGCCCTCCTATCACATGTCGCATCCCATTCGCAGCTTTTCTGGAACACTCGCACTTTGTCTTGGGAACTGAGCCCAAAAGCGTGCGTTTTCAGATGAAAATCCTTGAACGTTCAGGTCTTGGAGAAGAAACTGCTTTACCACCAGCCATGCATTATATTCCACCAACCCCTACTATGGATTTGGCTAGAGAAGAAGCCGAGCTTGTTATTTTTTCGGCTATGGATTcacttttggagaaaacggggcTAAAACCTAAAGACATTGATGTTCTTGTTTTAAATTGTAGCCTCTTTTCGCCAACCCCTTCACTTTCCGCTATGGTGATAAACAAGTATAAGCTGAGGAGTAATATAAAGAGTTTTAATTTATCTGGAATGGGATGCAGTGCTGGCGTAATATCCATTGATTTAGCTCGTGATATTCTGCAAATATACCCTAATTCAAATGCTGTGGTTATTAGCACAGAGATTCTCTCCCCGAATGCTTATTTAG GTAAAGAGAGGTCGATGTTGTTACCAAATTGCCTATTCAGAATGGGAGGAGCAGCCATACTTTTGTCTAACCGAAAATCGGACCGGGCCCGGGCCAAGTACCGGCTCGCACACATTGTGAGAACTCACAAAGGAGCTGATGATAAATCTTTTAGATgtgtacaacaacaagaagatcCAGAAGGAAAAGTTGGTATAAATTTGTGTGTAGATCTCATGCAAGTTGCTGGAGAAGCATTGAAATCTAATATTACAACAATTGGACCACTTGTTCTACCCGCTTCGGAACAACTTCTTTTCATTCTTACGCTCATTTGCCGGAAATTGTTTAAGGTCAAGTTGAAACCCTATATTCCGGACTTTAAACTAGCATTTGAGCACTTTTGTATACACGCCGGAGGAAG GGCGGTGATAGATGAGTTGCAGAACAGCCTGCAGCTATCGGCGGAGCATGTGGAGGCCTCGAGGATGACGCTTTATCGGTTCGGGAACACATCATCATCGTCGCTGTGGTACGAGATGAGTTATCTTGAGGCAAAGGGGAGAATGAAGAAAG GTGACAGGATTTGGCAGATTGCATTTGGGAGTGGATTCAAGTGTAACAGTGCGGTTTGGAAGTgtaatagaacaatcaaaactCCAGTAAATGATCATAATCCATGGGCTGATTGCATTGACAGATACCCTGTTGATATTCCAGATGTTGTCAAGCTCTAG